The Raphanus sativus cultivar WK10039 unplaced genomic scaffold, ASM80110v3 Scaffold3631, whole genome shotgun sequence genomic interval TAATTCACCGACTTTCTCATTGCTTTGAGAAATACAACACTCTCATTCCAAACACAAACATTGAAACATATGATCGGAAAATAAACAATCAACACACTTTTCCGCGTGTAGCGCGGAGAAAGAATCTAGTTAGAATAATTAGCAAGGTACGTACGTGCAGACTTGATGAGATTCGTTAGTTTGTGTGTTTAATTAATAACTAAACCCATAACGCTCCAACGCTTTTAAGCATAGGGATAAGAGAGCGATTGAGATGAAGACTCATGACTTGATTGGCTCCACCAACGAGCTGCCCTCCTATGAACACCACTGGCACGGTCGGGCTGCAGCCTAGCTGAGCGAGTGCATGTTCTATCTCCTTTCCTCTGTTGATTTCGTCTAACTCATAGATCGTTGGGTTCACGCCAAAGTCGACGAAGAGAGTCTTGATTGAGTGAGACATGCAGCACGAGTTCTTGCTGAAGATCACAACAGGTTTCTCAGAGACCATTTTTTGTACCTTCTCCATTGGTGCTAATAGTATGGATTTTAAAAGAACttaactttttagaatatgtaaAACTAATTACCAACTCAGAGGAAATATGATAATTTCTTTATCGGAATGAGATATCAGAAGTGGAAACTAGAAAGCTTTAAGAATTTTAGGATCAATATGAGACAAGTGACTTTTTGTTCTTGTGTTTGATGTGTTAAAGATCGACCATATAAGTGCtcttatatatgaaaatttcaCGAATGTAGCAACTTCGCGAATGCATGTACACAAATGAAAATGAGGATTCTAGATGCTATTGTTCGAATCTTGGTCCTCTCATCTTGTGGACATAATGTTACGTGTCTGATTTTTAGAAGTACTAAAAGCAACCTCAATGGTAAGTTTCTTAAGTAGGAGATGTTAACTaaaagtattattattttaatattaatttaattatttaattaaaattaattattttgataaaacgGACTAATTCAAAATAGACATGTggtgttttaagtttttaagaGTATCTAATACTATCATTTTTGAGatactttttcttcttcctctcctaattttcttaattttttctattttattactGAAAAATCCATTGAGTATCAATGGTTCAAAGCTTCTAACGTAATAGACTCTTATAAGAACAGAAAATAGAAGTAATATTAGAATagttacacaaaatattaaagaaatgCTAAGAAAGAGAAAATTGTCAAATCTAGAAAACTAAACTATTCCATATAAATTCATACAAGTAACATCATGTTATTATCTAACTTTGGAGTcagttttattctattttcatTAACTGTAgtcatatcatatcatatgtGTATGTATGTACCTAGTGAAAATCCTTTTTATCATATCATTAACTTTTAGTCCAGTAATTGGGTTTACCCAATTACTGGACTAAAAGTTTAAGACTATTATGTATAAGTTTCtgaagcatatatatatatcaaatctaACTGATTAATTCGAGGGGAACAGTttgccattttaaaaaaaaaaattgaaaga includes:
- the LOC130506759 gene encoding monothiol glutaredoxin-S4-like, whose translation is MEKVQKMVSEKPVVIFSKNSCCMSHSIKTLFVDFGVNPTIYELDEINRGKEIEHALAQLGCSPTVPVVFIGGQLVGGANQVMSLHLNRSLIPMLKSVGALWV